In Streptomyces sp. NBC_01335, the genomic window CCGACCGAGTAGGCGCCCGTGGCCGGAGGGCACAGCGTGGCAAGGTCGATCGCACGCTGTATCCAGCGCAGGTCCTGGGCTCGGTCGGGTGCGTACATCAGGCGGTGCGCTCCTTCGGGGCGTAGCGGACGAAGACCACGTCGTCGATCGCGCGGACCTCCAGCACCTTCATCCGGGCCGTCGATCCGCCGGGGTAGTCGGTGGCGCCCAGGAAGCGCGCCGCCTCCGGCTGACCCACCAGCAGCGGCGCGATGGCCAGGTGTACTTCGTCGGCGAGGTTCTGCGACATGAGCTGGGTGTGTATGGTGCCGCCGCCCTCCACCATCAGCCGCTCGACACCGCGGCGCCCGAGCTCATCGAGCACCAGGCCCCAGTCCAGTTCGGGGCCGACGCTGACGACGTCAGCGAGGCCGCCCAAGGTGGCGCGCACCTTCTCTACCGCTCTGTCCACGGTGAGCACGAGCTTTTCGCCGCCGTGGTGCCAGAACTTGAGGTCGGCGGACAGGTCGCCGCTCGCCGTGACGGTGACCTTCAGGGGGTACTCGGGCTTGCCGGCGGCCACGCGCTTCGCCCGGCGGTCGTCGCTGTTCACCAGCAGGCGAGGGTTGTCCCGACGCATCGTGTTCGCACCGATCAGGATGGCGTCGGATTCGGCGCGGACCTGGTCCACGCGGTCGAAGTCGCGCTCGTTGGACAGACGCAGCCGGTCGGCGCTGGTGTCGTCCAGGTATCCGTCGACCGACGTGGCGGCGGAGAGGATGACGTACGGGCGAGTGGTCATGTGGTCGGGGATCCGTTTCTCTCAGGACTGGTGGGCAAGGACAGCATCGAAGTTCTCACGGAAGGCGGACACCTCCGGCTGGCGCTGCCACGGGACCAGCGTCCTGTCGAGGTTGACCAGCTCGCGCATGATCCGGCCGGAGCCGGTGTCCCGTGCGACGGCCAGGGCCTGGAGGCCAACGGCGGCGGCCTCTTCCGGTGAACCGGCGCCAGCGTGGGCGACCGCGGCGCGGGCCAGGTAGACGCCTCGGTCTCGGTGGTAGCCGGCGGGCAGGGCCTTGATGGCGTTGGTGAAGATCTCTGCGGCCTGAGCGTGCTTGCCCAGCACCTCCAGGCCCTGCGCGCGGTGGACATCGAGGTACTGCTCGTTCAGCCACACGCCCCAAGGGGTCGTGTCGCTAAGGACGCGGTCAAGGGCGTTGCGGACGTCGTCGATCGCGCGCTCGCTGTCGGTGGGCTCACCCCGAAGCGCGTGGCCGTACGACTCGTAGGTCCTGGCGACCGCCGCGAGGCGGCTCCGGGGCCGCGCCATCCGCTGTGCCGCCTCAGCCAGGTCGACAACGTCGACCACATCCCGCTTCTCCCCGGCGAGCTGTGCCTTGCGCGCCATCACGTAGGAGGTCAGGTCGCCGTCGCCGACGGTGTGACTCCACTGGAACGCCCTGTCGAGCCAGAACTCTGCGTTGTCGAAGTCGCCCATGTCCTGGTAGAGCCAGGAGGCGAACTCCGCGTACTGCGTCTGGAGTTCCATCAGGTCCTGACGGTCAACGCCCTTGGTGTCGCGGCGCAGCGTCTTGATCTTCTCGATGTGGTCGCGCACGGCTGCGATGGCGGTCCGCGGCCCCATCAGGTTGTCGTTGTCGATCAGCAGTCGGCGAGCCTGCCTGAAATGCTCGACAGGCGTACCGCTGTACGCGGCCGCCAACCGCGAGGGCTGCTTGAAATTCTGAGCGATCCCGGAGTCCGCGACCGCCGGCGTGCCCACGCCGAATGCGGCCGCAGCGCCGATGCCTACCCCACCACGCAGCAAGTCGCGTCGATCGAGCGCCACGAATACCACCGATCCATCCCGTAGACGAGCGGGGACAAAGATCCCCTCGTGATCAGACGCTGCCCGCTGGATGCCCACTGTGGCCAGTCCGAGCGACGCTTCGGATACATGGGGAGCAGAAACGGATACAGGAGCCCGACCGGATACATCGAGGTTGATCCGCTGCCAGAGGTCGACCAGCACACCGCCGGCTCGGAGTAAGGAATCGATCCGCTCGACTTCGGCCCGGTCCTTCGGCGGGCGGCTGGCGTTCTCCCATTTCTGCAGCTTGGAGTGCGACATGAAGGACTTCGCGGCCAGATCCCGGAGGGACATTCCGCGGACCTTACGGAGCTCTCGAAGCGTGTATCCGAAGCGGTGCAGAGGCGACTGCTCCGGTGTCAGCTCGTTCGGCTGCTGCCCCACTTGGTGATCCCTCCATGTCTCCACTCGGTGTATCCAGCGGCTGGATACACGCCCGATCTAGAACTCGCTCCCGGGCTGGGCCTACAACTTTGCTAACGAAGTTGGACCGGCCAGGGAGGGACGAACATGCGCAATGGGACGCGGGGAAGGACGTCAGTCGCTTCGGTCCTTCTCGATTCGGGCGAGGCGTGCGGCGAGGTCGGCGACCTGCTCCTCAAGAGCCTTGAGGGCGCGGGCAGTCGAGTCTTCGTTGGACTCGGAGGCGGTCTCCGTGATGAAGGAGCCGCGTCCCTGGTGGGAGTAGATGAGCCCCGCCGTGCGCAGCTCCGTCAGGGCCCGCTGGACTGTGCCGGCCGCGACGCCGTACTCCTCTGCCAGCTCGCGTGTGCTCGGCAGCTTCGTCCCGGCGGTCCAGCGGCCGGAGCGGATCTTGTCGCGGACATCCTGAACGATTCGCTGGTACGGCTGCACGGCCTCGTTGCTCATAAGCGACATCGTAGGTCGACCCCCTCGCCTTAGCTAGCTTCCATAGCTTCCTCAATCAAGCACTTGACACGCCCCCGACTGTATCAGCTAAGTTAGCTATGCCGACGAAGCGAGCGGGGCGGCAAAGGCCCCCACCTGCCACTTCCCGGGATCACGTAGAGCCCGAACTTGAAGGGAGCACCACCCCGTGAACACGACTAGCCGCCCTACCGCCAGCCTCGCCACCGAGAGCTTCGACGCCCAGACGCTCGCGTTGCTGGACGCGATCGACGTGGAGCTGCCGGACTTCGGAGACATCGACCTGGACATCGCCTTCGGTACGCCGCTCGAGATGTACGAGCTGGTGACGGCGGACGAGCTCGCCAGGTGGGACGCCGCTTCCGCGCTGGCGAAGGGCAAGAGCAAGGCCCGCGACGACGTCATCGCGGAGTCCGGAGCACGGCGTGAGGCGGCCCGCGACATCCTCGCCGCCGACCCGTCGATCACCGCCCTCGTCCGCGAGCGCCTGGTCGACGTGCTTATTCCCCAGGCGCACCTCCTGCGCCGGCACATCGAAGGCGGCCACCACATCGCCCTTTTCACGGTCCACTTCCTCCCCCTCGGCATCACGGGCAGCGGCAAGTTCGGCGCGGCCGCGGAGCAGCTCGCCAGCTGACCCGACGCCTTCTGCCGGAACCGCGCCTCGCGCGGCGCCGGTAGTGGGCGCCGGATTACCCGGCTTCCAACGCACAGACCGACCCATCGTCGGCGGGCCACGCCAGGAGCGAGCCCAGAGACGAGAGCAGGCGGAACCGCCCGGACCCCCCGATTGCGGGGTGTGAAAGGAAGCGGCCGTTCTTTGAGAACTCCATAGCGATCATGCGGGGCTGACGCGAGAGGCACGCCTGCTCTCCCCCCTACGCACGGCACGCCGTTCCCAGTTGATCGGGAACGGGGGGAAGGACCGGGAGCTGACCAGCGCGATGCACCACCGGCTGGATGGCAAGCGGATCGACCAGCGTGGCCCCAACGCATGTGGCGAGATGAGACAGATCGCCTCCGAGACAAGCCGGGTGAAGCTTGTCCCCGCGGCTCGACCTTGCCAGTCGCACCCACCACTTCAGTGAGGTGACGCCGCACCGATGCGCTGGAACAACGGCGTGCGTCACAGATCGATATGACGCACCGGGCTTCCCGGCATCACCCGCAGAGGCAGGCGCCTGCCTCCCTCTGCTCCAGCTGTCACGCGCTTTCGGTGCGCACCGGCCAGTCCGGTGAGCAACGGGAAGCGCAGGACTGACGGTTGCCTGATCCGCTCGCACCGGCCTCGGCCGGAACGGGCGGTGAAGGGGAGCCGGACAGACCGTCCAGCCCCACCACGAGGACAGCCCCAGGGATTACGCCCCCGGGGCTGTCACGGACCTGAGAAGAGGCCCGAATGCAGATCATGACACGACTTCGCCCCCTCGCCGCCGGTGGATACCGCGACCGGGAGGAAGAGGACAACCAGCGCGGGTACGAGCGCGACGAGACGGACACCGACTTCCACCAGCTCGTCCGGCACCTCGCCACGGACGGCGACGACCGTGCCAGCACGGCCGGCCGCCGGGCGCGCCGGACGCTCGCCGAGATGGTGCCCGGGTACGAGCAGCAGCCGATCCTCCGGATGACCCGGGCGCTTCCCCTGCGGGCGGCGACCGAGGCGTGTGGGGTGTGCAGCCGCTGGAACTGCAACTGCCCGCCCTGGGACGGCAAGGCTTCGGTCCGGGCGTACGCCGGGCTGTCGGCCGGGCGGTGACCGTGGCCACCGTCTCGTGCAGCTCCTGCTGCGGATCCGGTACGCGGATGGTGACCGTCAACCGCGTCGGTGCGGACGGCACCCCCTACCAGAGCGTGGAGAACGAGAACTGCGGGACGTGGTCCGGCTCTGGCCAGGTCAGCACCGGCGAGGACGGCTGACGCTGAACCCCCTGCCGATACGGACGGCGCGGGGCGCGCAGTACCGCGCGGCCCGCGCCGCCGTTGTCCTCGGCCTGGCCCACCCGCTCACCCGCGTGCTGCTCGCGGCCGCCGCTGCGGCGGCCGCGACGGCGTGGGACGCGGGCCACCCGGTCGCCGACATCCACCCGCGCACCACCGAGAGGCACCGGACCGGCCGCCCGCTCTTCGAGCGGCTCTGCCGCCTCCAGGACGCCTACCTGAACGACCAACGCTCCTGACTCGATCGGAGACGGACCATGCAGACGCTGACCCTCAACCAGTTCCGCGCCGACCACGGTGACCCGGCCCGCTGGTGCGCCAGCGAGATCGACAGCTACCTCGTGTTCGGCGACATCGCCCCGCCGGCCCCCGCGCCGTTCACCTTCGCGGAGATGCAGGAGGTCGCCGCCTGCTACGCCGAGTCCGCCGAGCGGGAGCAGGCGGTCGCCGACAGCCTCGCCTCGAAGGGCCACACCGAGGCCGCCGACCTCTGGGCGCGCGGCGCCGAGACGTCCGCGCGGTACGCGGCCGCCGCCCGCCTGGGCTACCCCGCCTACGAGGCCGCTCTCAACAGCTGACGGTCTGCAGGCTGCCTGATCCGCGAAGCCCCGCACCGCCCGTTCACCCGGGCCGGTGCGGGGCTTCGCGGTGAAGGGGAGCCGGACAGCCCGTGCCCACCACGCCCGAAAGGCGGCCCCCATGTTCGAGTTGAACCACCGCACCACCCGCACCTCGCAGGAGCTGGAGCAGTCCTTCAGCCGCGACATCGAGGTGTTCGTCGCCGGTACGGTCGCCCCGTCCTCCCCGGCCGACACCCCCGCCGCCCTGCTCGAGGCCGCGTTCGCGCTGACCGAGGACCGCACCGACTGGCTGCGGTGGGGGCTCAGCGGCATGCCGATGACCGGCGAGCAGATCGCCTCCCACGCCGAGGCCGCGATCACCATCCTGCGCACCGCCGGATGGAACCCGTCGCTCCCGGCGGGCCGCGGCATCAGTGCCGCCCTGCGGCACGCCGAGACCGTCGACACCACCCAGCGCTTCTGCACCGACACCAACAGCGCCCTGGACGACATCTTCGCGCTGCTGATCCGGGCGCTGACCGGCGCACCGTTCGCCACCTACACGTTCTGGGACCAGCACCCGGGCCGCCAGGTCGAGGAAGTCTTCGGGCTCCTCGCCGCCGCGGCCTCGTTCGCCCGCGCCTACGGCCCGGCCGAGTCCGCCCTGAGCGCCTGACCCCCTTGTTCGACCTGTCGGTCTGCCCCCTGCCTGCGGCAGGGGGCGCCGGAAACGTGAGGACGCACATGATGCAGAAAGCCACCCAGCACGCCGCGCAACAGGGCTTCAAGCGGGGCGACTTCGTCCTGTACCGGGACCCCGCCCGGTACTGGACGGGCCAGCCCAATCACACCTTCGTCTGCCAGATCACCTTCAGCTGGCACACCGGCGAGTGGAACCTGCGCGTGGTCGAGACGGGGGTGGAGACCTACCGGGTTTCCGAGGAGTACATGCGGCTGCTGCCGGCGGCGGAGGCGATGGTCGACATCGACACCGCCCCGCTGCGGGCCGCCAACGCCGCCGCCGCGATGGACGTGTCCGCGCTGGCCTGGCTGGTCCAGAACGATCCGCGCCGGGCCATCAACGGTCACCCGCAGGTCTGACGGCTGCCTGATCCGCGAAGCCCCGCACCGCCCCGCTGGCCGGGGCCGGTGCGGGGCTTCGCGGTGAAGGGGAGCCGGACAGCCCGCGCCCACCACCTCCTGGAGGACCTCGTGATCTCCCTTCCCCTCTTCCTGTTCTCCGGCGGCGCCGTCTACCTGTGCTGGCGCTCGGAGATGCGCCTGGGCGTCCTGGTGGCCGCCCTGGTGTGCGGCTACGCGCTCGCCACGTCGCCGCTGTCCGCCGCGATCGACGGTCTCGGCACCGGCATCAGCACCGCGATCTCCAGCGCCAACAGCGCCACCGCCGCCAGCAAGTGACCTGGTGCCGCTTGCCCGTGGCCCCGCACCCCCGTCCGGGGTGCGGGACCGCGGGGAGGTGACTACCGCCCCCGGCCCGCACGGCCCCCTCACCCGGAAGGAACCCACCCGATATGAGCGACAGCGACAGCGACAGCGACAGCGGCGAGAAGCTCGGCTCGACTCTGGCCCAGCTGATCCAGCAGCTGGAGAAGATCGAGTTCACCACCGACCGCGACCTCTACCAGTACGCCC contains:
- a CDS encoding helix-turn-helix domain-containing protein → METWRDHQVGQQPNELTPEQSPLHRFGYTLRELRKVRGMSLRDLAAKSFMSHSKLQKWENASRPPKDRAEVERIDSLLRAGGVLVDLWQRINLDVSGRAPVSVSAPHVSEASLGLATVGIQRAASDHEGIFVPARLRDGSVVFVALDRRDLLRGGVGIGAAAAFGVGTPAVADSGIAQNFKQPSRLAAAYSGTPVEHFRQARRLLIDNDNLMGPRTAIAAVRDHIEKIKTLRRDTKGVDRQDLMELQTQYAEFASWLYQDMGDFDNAEFWLDRAFQWSHTVGDGDLTSYVMARKAQLAGEKRDVVDVVDLAEAAQRMARPRSRLAAVARTYESYGHALRGEPTDSERAIDDVRNALDRVLSDTTPWGVWLNEQYLDVHRAQGLEVLGKHAQAAEIFTNAIKALPAGYHRDRGVYLARAAVAHAGAGSPEEAAAVGLQALAVARDTGSGRIMRELVNLDRTLVPWQRQPEVSAFRENFDAVLAHQS
- a CDS encoding GntR family transcriptional regulator; protein product: MSNEAVQPYQRIVQDVRDKIRSGRWTAGTKLPSTRELAEEYGVAAGTVQRALTELRTAGLIYSHQGRGSFITETASESNEDSTARALKALEEQVADLAARLARIEKDRSD
- a CDS encoding RibD family protein; protein product: MTTRPYVILSAATSVDGYLDDTSADRLRLSNERDFDRVDQVRAESDAILIGANTMRRDNPRLLVNSDDRRAKRVAAGKPEYPLKVTVTASGDLSADLKFWHHGGEKLVLTVDRAVEKVRATLGGLADVVSVGPELDWGLVLDELGRRGVERLMVEGGGTIHTQLMSQNLADEVHLAIAPLLVGQPEAARFLGATDYPGGSTARMKVLEVRAIDDVVFVRYAPKERTA
- a CDS encoding DUF6197 family protein — encoded protein: MFELNHRTTRTSQELEQSFSRDIEVFVAGTVAPSSPADTPAALLEAAFALTEDRTDWLRWGLSGMPMTGEQIASHAEAAITILRTAGWNPSLPAGRGISAALRHAETVDTTQRFCTDTNSALDDIFALLIRALTGAPFATYTFWDQHPGRQVEEVFGLLAAAASFARAYGPAESALSA